From the Bacillus tuaregi genome, one window contains:
- a CDS encoding FAD-dependent oxidoreductase, whose protein sequence is MSEKFDCIVVGAGPAGISCAFELAKGGADVLLIERGEYPGSKNVMGGVLYRKMMEDIIPEFYKEAPLERPIVEQRFMMMDKESAITVGYKGLEWAQEPYNNFTVLRAKFDQWFADKAVEQGAVLINETVVLECIVENGKVVGVRTDRPGGDVYADVVVLADGVNSLLAQKLGFHKEYRPDEVALATMEVIKLDKKIIEDRFNLEENQGCTIELFGDATKGILGTGFVYTNKESINIGVGTLLSGLIKHKIKPYELLEYVKGHPMIRPYIQGGEPQEYLAHLIPEGGYKSMGKIVGDGVIVIGDASQLVNAIHREGSNLAMTSGRLAAETILDAMEAEDFSEGKLDSYRVNLLNGFVGQDLKKYKDSTHHFDKFPQYFEQYIPMANKAFSQMFTVDGTSKWQKQKSILSNLGGAKDKMKLARDMYKAWKVIK, encoded by the coding sequence ATGTCAGAGAAGTTTGATTGTATTGTCGTTGGAGCGGGTCCAGCAGGGATTTCCTGTGCCTTTGAGTTGGCCAAGGGTGGAGCCGATGTATTATTGATTGAAAGAGGAGAGTATCCAGGTTCCAAGAATGTCATGGGTGGTGTTCTTTATCGGAAAATGATGGAGGATATTATCCCGGAATTTTATAAGGAAGCGCCACTTGAGCGTCCAATTGTTGAACAAAGGTTTATGATGATGGATAAGGAGTCTGCCATTACAGTGGGATATAAAGGGCTGGAGTGGGCCCAGGAGCCTTATAATAATTTTACTGTCTTAAGAGCAAAGTTTGACCAATGGTTTGCTGATAAGGCAGTTGAGCAAGGCGCCGTTCTCATAAATGAAACTGTTGTATTAGAATGTATTGTAGAAAATGGGAAGGTTGTCGGGGTTCGGACCGACCGACCGGGAGGTGATGTTTATGCAGACGTTGTAGTGTTAGCTGACGGTGTAAACTCCCTTTTGGCACAGAAGCTCGGTTTTCATAAAGAATACAGACCGGATGAAGTGGCATTAGCTACAATGGAAGTTATTAAGCTTGATAAAAAAATTATCGAAGATCGCTTTAATTTAGAGGAAAATCAAGGCTGTACCATTGAGCTTTTTGGAGATGCAACGAAGGGAATCCTTGGCACAGGATTCGTTTATACCAATAAAGAATCGATTAATATCGGGGTCGGGACACTGCTTTCTGGCTTAATCAAGCATAAAATTAAACCGTATGAACTGTTAGAGTATGTAAAAGGCCATCCGATGATTCGCCCCTATATTCAAGGTGGAGAACCACAGGAATATTTAGCACACCTTATTCCTGAAGGTGGATATAAATCAATGGGTAAAATTGTCGGGGACGGTGTTATTGTCATTGGTGATGCCTCACAATTAGTCAATGCCATTCATCGTGAGGGCTCTAATTTGGCGATGACTTCAGGACGATTGGCGGCAGAAACGATTCTTGATGCAATGGAAGCAGAGGATTTTTCTGAAGGAAAGCTAGACAGCTATAGAGTGAACCTATTAAATGGGTTTGTTGGGCAGGATCTTAAAAAATACAAGGATTCAACCCATCATTTTGATAAGTTTCCTCAATATTTTGAGCAATATATTCCAATGGCAAATAAAGCCTTCAGTCAAATGTTTACTGTTGATGGCACATCCAAATGGCAGAAGCAAAAGAGTATATTAAGTAACCTTGGTGGAGCAAAGGATAAAATGAAGCTGGCGCGCGATATGTATAAGGCCTGGAAGGTGATAAAATAA